AGTTATTACATATGTTCACATACTGTAACTTGCTGATTGGTGTTTTGagcatgtttttgttcaattttGTAGCTTGTCTCTTCTGATTCTGAtctcttctgattatttttctttgagcaTTCAATGTTGCTAAACAGCTAAATGAAACATTCAGCGTTCCACATCCTTACAACGGTACATGATGGGTATCTGTTCATTTCAGGTGACCTGATGAAGCCAAGGTCGTGGATGCTGtccattgaaaaaaatgttgtgatgggaccacacaacaacattttgaGCAGGTTGGCTGCGCTTTTCGCCAGCTTCTACAATCTCAATCTCCAGTACCCTGAGGACAGTTCGTGCACTTTGGAGTTCATTCAAAGGTAtagtcattttaaaattagcattttattgGATTCCTCCCTTGACCCCCTTGTTTAAAaggatatttcactcaaaaatgAGAATCAAACTGACTTTCATTTTTGGATGAACTATCCCTCTCTAATAAATGTTTACTTACCGTAATTGCTTGTATTGCTTTTATGCTtattaatttaacataaaagaTCACCTGATATTAATGctttattgattatttgatttacaGATGCTTCTTGGGCATCAACCCAGAAACGGGCTCGAAGGCGAAGAGGAAGCGTGGCAACATCAACCCACATGTGAGCACGTTCAGCAGgaaacttgtggactttgagTGGCAGGCAAATTAGAAGGAACTTTGAGAAAACTTTGAGAACCCTGTTTAAAGGTTTATATTggtttaaaggttttaaaaaggtttaataaaggtttattttgttcaatataatgcagtaaaatgtacatattctatttttcagatgttttaataCTGACTTGACCAAAAAAGGCAAATTAGAAGGAACTTTGAGAAAACTTTGAGAACGACGTTTAAAGGTTTATATTGGTTTAAAGGTTCTTAAAAGGTTTTATAAAAGGTTTATTTTGTTCAATATAATGcagtaaaatatacatattCTATTGTTCAGATGTTATAATACTGACTTGACAAAAAAGGCATGTCATGTTAAATGTAATTGCACTTGGCACTGAACAGTtcaattaaaaagtgaaaacgaattatcattttgttctgttttctttttttgagcaTATGAAAGCATGGTTGTGTAGGTGCAGTAAAATCACAATTAACAAGTGACTGTTACAATATCTTACAGtattatttaaattgtaaatttacatgaaataatTGGCTAATAATTGCATTACTTTCACAGCAATTCACTGTACAGTAGTTAGCAGTAAGTCCACAGCTAAATACTGCTTTATCACAGTAATTCCATTGGCATGGCAACTGTGAACTTACGGTAAAGTGTTGtagttttattgtaaattacTGTGAAATAATTACAGTGAAAATTCTTACAGTgttgatatggtgaacttgttagcaaacagttgcttatttacacatcctgCAAATACAGAGTGAGACCATCATTGATTTGGATTCATGcttctggccacctgatgaatcagagtccaatattcactcgtCTGGTTCTGGTTTTGGATTCCATTGACTCAtgaaggaaatatctggctctgtaGCACCTAAGTGCTCCATGATGAACACCAGATGCTTTGCTGTTTGGTGGGTTTTTAGGGCTTTTTGCTGAGAAAACGACCGCCTAGttctcaatcaatcaatccatcaatgaccaaacacaacacaatgagaGCAGTGGGAGTTAATCAAAATAGTGAAATTGTGGCCAGACAGCTAAACGAGTTGACACTCAGTAtaaagctgcagattcaggtgataattctctgtaggttcatcactacgaGTGACCCCTTTTCATATTGTCATAGgtttttgtcatttgatatattattattatgaaaatatttattactGTTGTTTTAAGGTTTATATTAGATTATACCATCTCAAATTCTATACTAAATCAGTACTGTATTTTGAGATGTTGCAGTTTTAATTTTGTAAGTCAAAGACTGAGTCCAAAGAAAATATTCTCTATTTGCATTTCTGCCTTTAGGATTCTTGTTTCATGCCCTGGTGATCGACTGAAGTTTGGCCACAGGACTTGAACACAATGGAGAACAGCACGACTATCTTCCAGGACGTCACCCAGGTTTTAAATCTGACAGTAATGCCTCTGAACCCTCTCGAAGAGCAGGTCATAACAATATTTTTGACGATTCTCATCTGTGGAGTTGGGATTGCTGGCAATATCATGGTGGTGCTGGTTGTGCTGCGCACTAAACACATGGTGACCCCGACCAACTGTTACCTTGTCAGTCTGGCTATCGCAGACCTCATTGTGCTCCTGGCTGCAGGGTTGCCTAATATCTCTGATGTTGTAGCGTTCTGGATATACGGCTACACAGGGTGCTTGTGTATAACTTACCTTCAGTACCTGGGCATCAACGTGTCATCCTGCTCTATCACAGCATTCACCATTGAACGATACATCGCTATTTGTCACTCCATAAAGGCACAGTTCATATGCACCGTTTCCCGGGCCAAGAGGATCATAGCTGGAGTGTGGGTCTTCACCTCACTCTACTGCATTATGTGGTTCTTCTTAGTGGACATACATGAAACCGTCTATGCTAATGGAGTGGTGGTCACCTGTGGCTATCGTGTCTCCAGGAGCCTCTACATGCCAATCTATTTCCTGGACTTCACTCTCTTTTATGTGATCCCCCTCATTGTGGCCACTGTGCTTTACGGACTCATCGCAAGGATTTTGTTCATGAGCCCCTTGCCGTCGCATCTCAACGACGGAGCCGGAGGAGGGTCTGTTCACCAGGGTCACTCCAACAACACCAAGGCCAACAAGGGCGCAGTCTCTGCAAGGAAGCAGGTACTGGAAAATTCCAGCTTTATGAGAAAATGTTGAGATCTTATTAATAATTTGTGATTAAGAAATCTCAATTTTAGCTAATCCTCAGGTCAGTATCTAAATCTTGATTATTTCCTCAaatttataactttttataatGCTAGTATAGTGGCTGTATGAGTGTCAATGTCAGCTGGTCGGTCCACCGTTTTTGGTAGATttagtacagacattcatggtccccagaggatgaatcctactgacgtttcctccagcaccaccatatggttgacatttgtgagtaaatgtctcaacaacaactgatgGAATGTAATAACTTTTCATCTACCACCATCAGATCTAAAGTTTAATTTGTCGAAAAATTGTGGTTTGTGACCAAAaccctgcaaaactaatgaaattcccatcagcctcaggtctactttgtgtttagtgctaattagctaatgtaagcatgctaacacactaaactttAATCTccatatttaaaatgataatcGTGGGGTTCTTGGCTTTTCGCCTTGCCTTAAAGTGTGGTTGATCGAAACTATGAACACTTTAGCTTTCTGATGTGGTCAGACAACCTGTCATATAAACTAGTTATTTTAGCATAACCTGAACTTTGTcagtcattgtgagcatgttagcatgctgacgttagcatttaacTAACAACTAACgaagtgcagcctcacagaggtGCTAGCAGGGATCCAGATTCTTGTTAAACATCTACAACACTGAGATTGAGTCATACAGTTGTGCCTGATAATTGTACTGTTCCTCATTATTGTCACATGATAACATTACTCTCCCATCCTTTGTATCCTTGCTCCTCTACCTCCTTCTCTGTATCAACAGATAACAAAGATGCTGGCTGTGGTGGTCATCCTCTTCGCCTTGCTCTGGATGCCTTACCGAACACTGGTGGTGGTCAACTCCCTCGTCGACCCGCCTTACAACACCACCTGGTTCCTGCTCTTCTGCCGGATGTGCATCTACACCAACAGTGCCATCAACCCCATCATTTACAACCTCATGTCTCAGAAGTTTCGTGTTGCGTTCAAAAAGCTCTGCAAATGCAACTGGCAACAAAAGGAGAAGGCAGCCGAGTACAACATGCCGATGTATTACGGCATGATCAAGGATTCATCCCATGAGAGCAACGAGCCGATGACAGAGCAGGAGGACGTGAGTGGCCAAACCATCAAGAGGTTCAATGTAACGGATGATGACACGAGCACTTTCAGCATCTCTTAATAAAGGCTTTGATGAGTGTGTTGGGTTCATTAGGACAGATTGTGTGTATGATAAATTATTTAAGGatatctttcattttaatatttaacattattATCATGTTATCATAGTTGTTTCCATCTGTTAGAAAAAGTATTTACTGACACGAATCTGTAGATattctctgtgtttgctgtgacacaggtttgtgtttgtggtgtcgTAGTTGTGGTGCTTTTGCATCAGTATCGTAACTGTGAAATATTGTACCCCCAATTTTAGTGCACATAAATAAGACATGAAGGGAAAGATGGGTATTTTATGTGATACATGTGTTACTGATGCTATGGGtacatattttgaatttttctttgaaataaTATTCAGACTTTATGTGAACTCGTTTTGTCAAGAGAAAGCACAACTTCTGTTTAACAAGGATTCAATTTATTTCTCACTTAAGAGAACACTATTGAGGTGATATTTCATCGCAGACCTGTGTGGGCTTGTATAGACTGAGTTTAATTGACAGCTCCCTTACTCTCCTGTTACATCTGTTGCACCTGTTAGCTTAGGACCATTTAcacaattatcattattacttcACAGAGTTTGTTGACATCATGTAATTCCCAGAATTGCTCCGTCTAATTTCAGCATGTGTAGAAGTCTAATTAGCCAGAGAAAACTgattgaaaacacctgtgtgagcgTGTAGGACTTTTAATATTAAGtgttttgaggctcagtttgTAGCaagaatgtttttatgcctcagcgAGAGCCGGAGGCATTATGTCTTCGGGatgtccatccctccatccgtccatccgtcccattcttgtgaatgtgatatctcagtaacatctTTAAGGGAATTTCTTCgaatttggtacaaacgttcactcAAGGAcaaagtgattagattttgttggtcaaaggtcaaggtctcTGTGACCTCATAATACATGATTTTGGTATTTTGAACACAATATGTCAAGAACTCCTCAAAggtcaagacttcacacagcaagtATTAGAtaacacaaatggttaatattttatgtgattCTGTATAAACAGTGATGTAACCTCAAAGTAGTCTCAGTGAGGTAGGCCGCAATTGCAAGGTGTTATTTCTAGTTTTTCATTTACCAACTGCCTCATCTTTTACTTCTACAATTTGTCACTGGAtttacttgaaaatgaaaaaaacaaaacaaaaacagtaaccCAGCCCGTCCACTGAAATGACTCCAGAGTGACTCTGCATGCAGGGAAAGTTTGTATCTTTGGATCATAGACATCCAGTCTGACAAACTGGTAGGCAGGAACTAATGACCATGGAGGCAGTTCCAATTCAAAACATCATCCGAGTCAGAGAAGGAATATAAAGTTGTTATTACAGTCACTGGAGATGTGCAACAAATCTGACAGCgaaaacattttagaaaaatgcTAATTGTTGTCGCCAAGTTTGCAGTCTCCCTCATCTCACTGCAGTCATCTTGTGTTGTCAGCCACACTACAGCATCTCTCAACATATGGAGCTCTCGATTTGTCATATCACAGTGAATTGGTATTGAATATCTAGAACCAGTGTAAGACACATGTGTAAATCCCTTTCATGTTTGAGCCAGAAGTTGATCCtgtgcaaatacattttgtaaacagGCTTTGCAGCTTCCTGTGGACTGTGGGATTAATAAATCCCTTTACAACCCTAAGCATGTatagattttctttatttatgagAGTTTTGTgtgtcaaattaaaataaatcttcagAGTTACTCATCCAGTACTTTCTTTAGAAAATTGTGattaatattgatttatataaactgaagtgaaactgtAGAGACACAGTAACATATTTGCATACATTATATAAATTCCCTATTCAAACATCAGGTTTGAAAAGAGCATAACAGACGGAACATTTCAAGGTCAAATGTATTATTCTCTTTTGTTTAGATTTGCATTAATTAGCTGATATCTCGCCATGTTTGATTGAGCAAATGAGCACacctttgtttgcttttttccaGTTCCctgttgcagctctaaactttaaaaaacataatcaaaacTACATTTAAGCATATCAGTAACATAAATAACAGTTGGAATAACAATAATTAGCAAAACATATGTTTTCTATCGCAGAAGCCATATTCTCAGTCACGCTGAAAATATCTCACAAAGCAATGAAGTCCCTCTGGACATCGTGCAGGCTGTATAGTGCTGATAAATTCCATATGAGCAGCTTTTATGATGAAAGAGATGTCACAAGGGTCTGAGGGAAAGAATCAATGAAAGCAGAAATACACTCACAGCAAAACCTACAGCAAAGAGGTTTCTAATGGCTCTCTTGCACCCACAGTGCCAgttcaattttcttttcatctctaaCATGGAACATGGATTAATGATacatggttttgttttgttgaatgtCAGACAGAAGAATGTATTTTTCTCGTGTTTATTCTTTGCAGGTTTCTATGGCattccagcttttttttttttttttttttttttttacaaaattcaatattatgtatatattcaAATTTAGAAGAGACCTAAAGGCAATCATCCAGAGAAACACTAAAGATATGATTCAGAGTTATAACTACTTTTAAAGCAACAACTCTTACAAATATTGGCCAGTGGGCctatttggttttgttgtttggcAGCATGATCAACAGGATGATGGTAGGTCTGAACAGGGacttgcaaaaacaaaaaaacaagaaggtGATGTCTGAAAATATCTCCAGTccaattaaaaatagaaaaaagagtGATAATCAGGGACCTTTTATGATCATTTTCCTTCAGTTGTTTCTCCCCAGTGACTTCGCTTAAAAGCTTTGTCAACACAAACTATTTAAGTAAGGTTTAATATCTCTCAAGAGCTGTGTTTTGTATGACtaggtgtttttctttgtccctCTCCTTGTGGCTCATACAATAAAAATTGTGCCCACTCACTTTCACTAAACAAGTTTACAACATAAATtacagggggaaaaaataaacactgaaac
The genomic region above belongs to Seriola aureovittata isolate HTS-2021-v1 ecotype China chromosome 9, ASM2101889v1, whole genome shotgun sequence and contains:
- the LOC130174289 gene encoding thyrotropin-releasing hormone receptor, giving the protein MENSTTIFQDVTQVLNLTVMPLNPLEEQVITIFLTILICGVGIAGNIMVVLVVLRTKHMVTPTNCYLVSLAIADLIVLLAAGLPNISDVVAFWIYGYTGCLCITYLQYLGINVSSCSITAFTIERYIAICHSIKAQFICTVSRAKRIIAGVWVFTSLYCIMWFFLVDIHETVYANGVVVTCGYRVSRSLYMPIYFLDFTLFYVIPLIVATVLYGLIARILFMSPLPSHLNDGAGGGSVHQGHSNNTKANKGAVSARKQITKMLAVVVILFALLWMPYRTLVVVNSLVDPPYNTTWFLLFCRMCIYTNSAINPIIYNLMSQKFRVAFKKLCKCNWQQKEKAAEYNMPMYYGMIKDSSHESNEPMTEQEDVSGQTIKRFNVTDDDTSTFSIS